The nucleotide window TTGTTGACAGCTGTGCTTGGGGAATTCAGTTGGGCCCAGGGTGGGTGGGAAACCACACGCACATGCACGCACGAGAGAGATTTGGGTCTTGTAgcactttaaggtgctgctggacctgaatcttgcccttcttctACAGGCCGACATGGCAGCCCACCTGCAACTATCTTCCTTGACACAGTACACCAGACTTGAACTTAGTGggctcacccccacccacccacccacctacacACACAGCTTGCCAGCACTGTCCGATCTGGTCCCCAAGAAAGCATTTACAAGCTTCCTGGCAACCCCAATTTTCTCCAGAATGCAGTTTGAAGAGTAAGTGGGCACAGCATTTTGCTTGGACTGGGGAAATTCCTGCTGAGCAGTAAAACTCACTGTGAACACTTTGTCTTTCTTTTATGGCTTAACCTTTCTCACAATGTCAGGATAAAATCGGACAACTCACatttattgactttatttatagcctgtccTGAGCTTGTTGGAAGATGGTGGGATGCAAGCGCATGAACTCCCACACAATCATCTCCGTTTCTGAATTCTCTGTGGCAGTTTGAGCCTCCCCTGCCTTGGAGCAGAAATGCCTCTCCTGGTGGTTTACGATCTCAGATTCCAGTCTCCAGCTGtcagaactgagagccaagctacaagtgacgcctgacacaggttggacacttgtcagcttccctcaagttttgatgggaaatgtaggcgtcctggtcttgcagctgtaatggagagccaagctgtaaaaccaggacgcctacatttcccatcaaaacttgagggaagctgacaagtgtccaacctgtgtaaggcgtcacttgtagcttggctctgaggttcaAGCTACATGTGATGAAGGCAGCAGATTTGTCTGTTGAATCCAGTGTGGAGAGCCATGTGGTACGGTGGCTAGACTggtgaactaggatctgggcgacgCAGGTTCAATTCCCCGCTCTTCcatagaaactcactgggtgaccttgggccctcagcctaacctacctcaccaggttgttctgaaggggagaatgaaggaggggagaatgatgtcagccactTCGGTTCCcactagtgagaaaggcagggtataaatgaagtaaaataaaagtgAAAAACAAAATCCTGAGGGTGTACCCCGTTTGCCTATGAAGCTGGATGCCCAATATTAAGAGCAAAAGGGGAGGGTATAGGAGTGAGGCAAGCAGACTCCTCCCATTTATCTCCCAGCATCGTATTGGCCAAACTCCTTTTTTGACTCAGCTGGTCTCCAATGCCAGAAGTAAGCTGGAAGAAAAATGCTgggacggggtggggggtggggtggaggttgCACGGTGGTAAATCTGAAGAAGAAAGTTCCAGCATCGTTGCCCCCGCACCTTCAACTTTTTTTCCTCTGGAAGTGAGAACTGACCCACTCCATGAATAACATGCCCCCTGTTCTCCCTTCCTTTTGTGATGGGCACCCTTTGTTAGTTTTTCTGGAAGGGTCTGAAGGGCGCGTGATTCACCCCATATTTTGAGCACTGTCCTGCCTCACTAAGCAGGAGTGGGGCAGACCTCAGTCAAAAGAAGTAGGTCTGCCACTGTTATCTTGGCTTGAACCTTGCAGGAGAAGATAGATgtatatataatgtatatatattatattgggttgagtttgtggggatttcccacccccaccccctttttttcgTCCTTCTTTTTCAAATGCATCTGCTCATTGGAGGAGAAAAACAGCATCGGgggttattttatgtatttatttatttacgttatttgtagtctgcctttctcagacccaaggcagattacgcagtgaaagtcaatacgatcaacgactgggacattcagtaaacagtgcaataggatatgcaaatgcaaaatttgcagaaatttttttttttgggggggggagtacatTTCCAATatagaactgaaacaaagcatatacttacagcaacagacaggctctagttcctatccctttaccaatgcatctctttgaatcatttttaaaaatcttttcttccctgatgttttcctgctggaaaatgccacccctaaTTTGCTTTTACCCATCAtttttaggggagggggggacataTACCTGCACCTGTAAATTTTTCCCAGCAGGGGTaagagcaatgggggggggggtgccatctCAAGTAAGCAAAAAATTCTGGCAAAGAAAGCGTTAAGGAGCCCCCTTCCCCAACCCCATTCCGTCCCTCCCAGAAGCAAAGCAGCAGTATAATCGGAGAGAAAAGAGAGTCTCTTAAAATGGCCACACTGTGTGGCTCAGCCACATAGTGGCTGGTGTCCGCTGCAGTCCGTAGGGCCCTAATGAGCATCACGCTGTGAGCCGACGGCAATCGGCTTGCCTTGAGAATCGGCTTGCTTTGTGCGTGCGCGGCTCCCGCTTCCTCTTTCAGCGCCTCCTGCTTATTGGGGCGCTCCACAACCATATTTGGAGCGTGTGTGCCACGCTGCTGACCTCACATCTGTTTGGTGGAGGATTTGGGTGTTTTCGACTTGCCCATATAAGGGAAAGCAGCCGGAGCCCAGCATCTGGCCTGCATCAGAGGGGCTGCAGAGCTGCTTTTCTCACGATGAATGTCAGCCGCTTTCAGCCAGTCTCCTAGCAACGAGAGCTTGTTTGGAGAGGACGGATGTCCTGTCTGAATCCTACAGCAACCTCTGCCCGTTTGCAAAGGATCCCTTCAGACTCGAATGGCGGCTGAGATGGGGGACGGGAGGCGAACTTCTTGTCTAAAGACAGTCGCGAAATCAGCCTTTCCATAAAGTGTGCAGTTAAAGAGCCgtgggtccggtagcaccttaaagaccaactagattcccagggtgtgagctttcaagagccaaagcttcCTTAACAGGCCTGTCACACAATCGTGGCTGGCAGCATAGTTTGGTTCCATTCCAGTGAAGAAAGGAAACCCCTGCTAGATATTCCTGTAGGGTGCAGCTGTGTAAGAATTGCACTTAAATGGGCGGGAGGAGGGACGGAGGGACTTTTGCCTCCTGcaaataaaatgtaaattgtGCAACCTGCATCTAACATAATAGTTTTGAGTTTTGAAGCTGAGTCCTACCTCTTCAATCTTGCCTCTGTCCTGAACTCGCTCAGGTGTCTTAGGCAGGCCATGTTCTCTCAGCATCCTTCCAACCTTGGTTTGTAGCACAGGGGTAATTATACACGTCTGCCTCTTTAAGCTTAAAGATTGCAACAAGTTGATATGTGATACTTTTAAGCCATTATTTTTCTGTTCCTCCAAGTCAAGTATGGGGACGAATGCAGGAACACCCCCTTTTCTCTGGGCTAACAGCTGTGCACATCTGAGCCTTCATCTTGGGTTTGGGGGGTCTCTGCTGGCTTCTTTCTCAGGTCTGTAATGAAGAGGGAAATGTTTAGATGGTTAGAGGCACTCTTCTGCCTGCAAAGTTCCAGAGCCTGTTAATGCAGCTGCCAATTGGGTACGTAAAGATGACTACGATTGCTCACTGGAAAGAGTaagggtgtgtgtgcacacatactGAAGgcttaggtgggtagccacgttggtctgcagtagaagagcaagatttgagctcagtagcacctgaaagaccaacaagatttccaggggctTTTGAGAGctaaagcttccttcatcagatacaagtaggaatagaggtccctgagcccttatatccaaggcagagggtggaaggggtgttgcaaagaagggactCAGGATGAAGAGGTACAATGCACAATGTAACCAGCTTGATTAAATACTTGGTGAGAGCTTTGACTttcgaaagtttataccctggaaatcttgttggcccttAAGACACTACAGAGACATGTGCCAGGCACCCAGATAAGAAGCATGTACTTAACATGTATGGATGCCCACTTTTCCCAGAATTTACCAGCCACCACTAGTGCAGTTCTAAACTTTACTTCGGAAATCCCCTGACTTCCTCCTCACCTCTGGCTTCTAAGGATTTCATCGTGTCGTCTGCTCGTTTTCAAATCTAGcttctcaaactttttgaaggGCTCACAGGCTGAACAGAAGAAGACACTCGGATTGCTAAATTTGGGATCCTTGACCATGTTCTCTGTTCTTGCACATGCAAAGAATTGCCAAATGCACACAGCTTGGTTGTTGGTCCTGTGCAAAAAGGCAAGTCTGACTTCTCTGTTGTCTCCACACCTTTGAGGTCCAGGAGTGTGCACTTCATCCCTCCCCCCTTCAAATAATAATGTCCAAGTAGCCCATCCTCCAGCCTGAGTGACTCTTTTGTTGTCGAAGTCTCTTAGACTGGAGGAAAGCTACCAGTGTTGCCCAGTGGAATGGAAGGATACAGGCCAGCATTTGTCAAATACGAGTTTCTGGAGGGAAGGGCAACAGCAGAGGGacagccttcctgccctgctCGTGGGCTTCCCAGAGGCACATGGGAAATTGGATTTGGGGCTGGATGAGCCAGAGGTCTGATTTGATATGGCTTTTCTTGTGTTCTTAAACTGATGAGTAGCAAAGTTTTCCTTCCTGTACAGAAAGCTGATATGGATGACCAAACTATTCTTCTGCCAGTCCTCTGGATAGTTCGCCCGTCCGTCCAGATGGGCTCTTCTGTATTGACATATGGTCACTTTTAGTTCTGTCTTAAAAATACCTTTGGTTTCTCATTCTCATAGTTTAAAGTGCCTCCACACCACAACACACTTGGCATTTTGCACAACACGCAGCTGGCTTAGCCTCGCTTGTTGAGGGACAGCTGAGCAGACTCTGAGATTGTGCTGCTTTCTTTGGTTCTTGGCTTACATCCCTTAAATCTCCAGCTCTTGAAGCCCACCAACGAACCAGCTCTGAGATTCAATTCAGTCTGGTGACTTGCAGTTTGGTATTCTTCCAGGTCAGCTCATATATATACCGTGGATAGTAAGCGTCTGGCAAACATCcatttttccctttcttattAATTCAGAGGTCTCTGCAGGGTAGGGGGATTTGTTCTTCCTGGAAGCATCGGTGTGTTTCTGGCTTTTGGCACTCTCCAGATGCTTGTATGTCAGTTCTTATttcttttggtgtgtgtgtgtctgtatctgtgtgttaaccatttttaaaaataatctgtgGTCTTGATCGTAGAGGCATTTTGCCTCAGCACTGGTGGGAGGGAAATAGTGCATAAACAGAGCCACTGGGAATGAGCCTCATGCCATGCCAACAGTATCCCCTTGAGCTTTCTTCTGGGGTGGAATCACCCCATACTTTGTGTTCGGGAAGCAGTGGGTCATTTCTACCACCACTGGGATTCCTGCCATAGTTTGACCTACTGCTTGCAGGACATCTTGTGGAGCTCAAAGTTGAAATGCAGCGGGGCTTACATTTTGCAACAGATGAGGGACAAAAATGTCTGGGACACTGGAGGCCTTGAGATGTGAAGAACGAGGCCTGGGAGCAAACGGATGATGCCTTGTGGCTTGTGGCAGAGCCTAGTAGTTGTAGCTGGGAACctaagatgcagggctttttttcagctggaatgcagtggaatggagttccggaacctcttaaaaatggtcacatgcccggtggccccgtcccctgatatccagatagaggggagttttgtctggagatcagggggcggggccaccagccatgtgaccattttctcctagggcaacccactaagttccaccacctcttttcccagaaaaaaagccctgctaagatgACATCTAGATCTTCAGAAGACAAGCTTGGCAGTGTCTCTGGTATGCAACTTACCTCTCAAACCAAGCAGAAAATTGCCTGCTCCTTTGGTTCTGGCCTTCTAACCTCaagttttcctctttccctcagtcatagatccagaggagttagacatgttaagtctatagttgcaaaatagtaaaaagtccaatagcatctttaagactaaccaactttattgtagcataagctttcgagaaccacagctctcttttgtcagatgcatcatcaggaAGATTCTGAGATCCAGGAGATCCAGAAGCTCTGGTTGCAAAGAAAAAGTGTGTGTGAGATAGAGAAGAGAATTCAATAATGCTTTGCTTATAGTGATGGGATTCTACAGACAACATAAAAGCTTTCCAGTGTCTGATCTGTCTTTCTCGTTTGTCCCTTCCTGCCCGTGTTCTAGATTAAAAAACAGCAGCAAGATGTACTCTGCTTCTTGGAAGTCAACAAGATTGAATTTGAGGAAAAAGACATCGCAGCCAATGAAGAAAACCGCAAATGGATGCGGGAAAATGTCCCTGAAGACAGCCGGCCAACTAGTGGGAATCCGTTGCCCCCTCGACTCTTCAACGACAACCGGTACCTTGGGGTGAGACCAAGCCTCCATTTTCTGCCTTTTAGTACAAATTACTGGGGAAACTCTTCTATGTGAATCTTTATTGATATCCATAGGGGAATgccctctgtgttggagatcttgcaagcaggaaggcacgaccctacatatgtggtgggaatgccactatgttcaggaattttggagagtggttcacaaagagatattcaacatgatgggtctttcattgccatactccccagaatttttcctattggatttttggcccaactctgtgttagataggaataccagatctcttgtctCAATATTAGTCGCCTCTGCTcctctggtcattgctgggaattggaaatccctcaaaggcccattgctaaaaaaatggtatcagaaaatctgggagcaatatttgatggttaggattatgcataatccgttttttgggaacttgcatatggctgtccctttatttgaatacgatgaaatatggaaaccaattttagatgttttaaatgcccaagaagtaattcccccaatgcaacaaagtttaaatgcttgtttattgtaattcttgggtttttaacaatttgccaagagtggttttgataatgtcttttatggcttagttttaatccctttcttgtttgtactgtatggttttatcatttcttgtatgaaataatttttaattttttttttaaaaaagatatccaTAGGGGAATGCCATCCTATACACTGGCCCCAGTGAGGTatatccaaccatcctccaatgAGCTTTTCTCCAATGGAAAAGCCACTTAAATTTCAGGAAGGCTTGAAAATTGCTCAGTTGAGAGATAAGGCAGGAGTTGGATCCATCCCCAGTGTCCCCAAGGGATTGGGCCCTTTGAAGATAAAGTTACCCATTTATGATAAATTTATGCTACAAActtaaaattaaatatatttgtttGGCTTGTATTTAAAACTATTTGTGCAAACATCTGAGATAAGCCACTTTAAAATATGTGTCTTTTAATCGCTTAAAGCATTCCAGGGCAATTTAAGAGACCTTGCTGATTAGAACTTATTTTGATGCTTGGGgccaagacattttttaaaaggcctgAGATCAGCATTGGAAAGCTTCTCGAGGGTGAGAGTTCCAAAGATCCAGAGGCTCTAAGCTCTGTTTTGCCTTGAGAAAGGTCCCCAACTCAGTCTCTGGCAGCTCCAGTTTAAGGGGTCTCTGGGTCAGACCTTTCTTTCCTGAGACCCTACATAGGCGCTGCTCCGTGATGGTCGAATGCCCTTAtgtggtataaggcagcttcctacatgtgtgtgttatgtgtcatcaagttgcctccgacctatggcgtccctatgaatgaaagacctccaaaacatcctatcattaacagacttgctcagatcctgcaaactggaggatgtggcttcttctagtgagtcaagccatcttgttttaggtcttccccttttcctactgcctttcacttttcctagaattattttcTAGCTTCATACATGTACACTATATAAACAGGGGCTCTTTACTGGTGTCCAAAGCAGAGACTTTCTGACTAAAGTAATGACCTAGAGGAAGGGTTAAATTCAGGGTGGCCAGAATATTCCACGTTGGGCCCGTAGAATGAGCATCAAAAATCCTTCCTAACCCCACCCACTTTTTCAGTGAAATCTGTAATAGAGCCCCTTAGTTCTGATCTACCTGCAAAGCATCCTGTCACATTTGTTCACCTTTGCTCTTGTTCTCCTCCTGGCTGCCAAAATGTAGAAAGTAAGCCTCTCCGGGCAGAGACCTCTTTGTGTATGCTATTCCATTGAGTATTGCTTACATTGAGGACATGAGAAATGAGCAcgtgtccagcagcacctataagactaataaaatttgtggaagAAGCGAgtttgaagaagtgaactgtgattaACAAAAgtgcataccctaccacaagttttgttagtcttataggtgctactggactcttgctcttttctactgctcccggcagactaacacagctactcatcttgatttaTTGAAGACATTGTAGATAATATAAAGCAGCTACCCATTTCAGAATATTGAGAATAGAGACGGGCACCTTTATTGTGGAGCTTTTACACTGTGGGTTTCCTTGCATCAGGTCTGCTGTGGGTAAAGGTTTTGCAATTTAAACGGAAACCCATATTCCAcattgttttttaatttattattattattattattattcataaaattaaaagcccaataaaaagggcagaaagcaaaaataaagaaaaggatagtaaaaagcttacaagaagaagaaggaaaaacagaacttagaaataaaagaaaccagtaatacatatttcatttccattcttctcaacAACACTTTTCTTTTTTGACAAAC belongs to Eublepharis macularius isolate TG4126 chromosome 13, MPM_Emac_v1.0, whole genome shotgun sequence and includes:
- the SH3BGRL gene encoding adapter SH3BGRL; translation: MVVKVYIASSSGSTKIKKQQQDVLCFLEVNKIEFEEKDIAANEENRKWMRENVPEDSRPTSGNPLPPRLFNDNRYLGDYEAFFEARENNAVYAFLGLTAPPGSKEAEALAKQEA